The Arachis ipaensis cultivar K30076 chromosome B05, Araip1.1, whole genome shotgun sequence nucleotide sequence CTGAGTTTTGGAACATTCTGCTATTTCGTTCCAACCAAATGTTTCAAATAATCGCAAAGAAACCTATTGGCCACTTCTTTTGCTCCGAGTTACGACCAGGCACTCCAATCCAACTCTCAAAAAGCTCTTTAACAGTCCCCGGAATAACCCAAGCTCTACCTGCAAACATCAACTAagcgcaccacacctgccacgtATACTCACAACCAAGAAACAAATTATGCACAAATTCTACATCTTTTTTACACAAAACACAAATATTATCACTATGATGAATAATTCCTAACCTACTCAATCTCTCTTTCATATTAACTCTGTCTACTAAAccaaaccatgcaaatagttcaACTCTTGGAGGAACCAATCCTTTCTACATGGTACTTGTGAAACTGTAGCTTGTGATGTCCTTCGAAAGAGTCTCTTTCTGCAACACTTGCACAAATGAATTAGTAGAAAAAATACCTGTCCTGTCAAATTTCCATATAACTGTATCCTCTCTACCAGATGATAATCTCACGAGTCATAATCGGTCATGAAATTTATTGAGAAGCTCTAACTCCCATTGAAATAAAACTCTCCTCCACTGAAAGTTTCAtacccactctaacccatcccagaacccacagtCCCCTATAACAGATCCTTGTTGATTTGAAACATAGAAGAGCCTCAAAAAACTCTCTTTCAACGAGCCACTTTGTAACCAATCATCCTCCCAAAAGTGAGTACGTCTTTCATTTTCCACCTCCATAGATAGCCCACTGATCATCTTATCTCTCACTTGTTGCTCCTAAATATTAAGCTGGCAAATATATTTCCAAGGGCCACCTCTTGTTGGTAGTGGCTGTTTTGACAACATTATATTTGGATTCAACTTATTACAAGAACATACAACCTTCTTCCACAGTGGGCAGTCCTCCTTCGAAAagagccaccaccacttaaacagaagCAACGTATTTCTGATTAATACATCCCCCACCCTCAATCCACCCAGTTTTTTCAATGCTTGCACCACCTCCCATTTCACAAGTGGTATACCATTGTTCCCATCTTCTTTACTCTACAAAAACCTTCTTTATAAGCCAATTAACTTCTCTGCAACTGACTTTGGCATCTTATAAAAGTTAAGGTAGTAAACCGGCAAGCTATTAAGAACAGATTTTATGAGAACCAGCTAGCCAGCTTTGTTGAGAGATTTCGCTTTTCATAAGCTGAGCTTATCTTCCACCTTATCTATGATCAGTTTCCAGGTCTTCACCAACCGAGGATTTGCAGCTAGAAAATTTTCTAAATACCTGACAGGTAAAGCAACTTCCGCACATCCCAACAAACTACACAtgtgcgctcgcgtgagccatgcgctcgcatcagtgttcgctggtcatctccttagtttcttgtgttccttccaatttttgcaagcttcctctccattctctaagccattcttgccctatgaagcctgaaacacttaacacacggatcacagcatcgaatggtatacaagagagttaaaatgtactaattaaaggtttctaggaagcaagttttcaaccataaaaaatactaggaaggaattataaaatcatgaaattcatatgaataagtaggtaaagaattgataaaaccactcaattaaacacaatataaatcataaaataatggtttatcagtatGCCATTGTTCTCATCTTCTTTACTCCACAAAAATCTTCTCTGTAACCCAATTAACTTCTCTGCAACCGGCTTTGGTATCTTATACAAGTTTAAGTAGTAGACCAGCAAGCTATTAAGTACATATTTGATTAGAACTAGCTTGCTAGCTTTGTTGAGAGTCTTTGCTTTCTATAAGCTGAGATTGCCTTCCACCTTGTCTATAATCGGTTTCCAGGTCTTCACCAACCGAGGATCAGATTTACACCTAGAGAAATTTCTAAGTACCTAACAGGTAAAGCAACTTCCGTACATCCTAACAGACCACACATATTTATCACCCATTTCTGCTTACAAATAATCGAAATCAAGTttgacttatcaaagttaataccCAGGCCAAACATTAGCTCAAAAGAATGTAGAAGCCTCTTATAATTCATGACTGTCTGTTTTCTGTGGGTAAAATAAGATTGTGTCATCTGCAAACTAGAGATGCGACAACTCTATATTGTCCCTCCCAACCAACAGTGGTGAGATGCATCCATTTCTCACTGTTTCACCCACCATCCTGTGCAAGACGTCAACGGCAATAATGAACAGAAAAGGAGAAAGAGGAtctccttgtctaagacctcTCTCCATCCTGAACACCTTTGATGGTGACCCGTTAATCAACACCGACATAGATGCTGTAGTGATACATGCCTTCACCCATGTCCTCCATCTAAGACCAAAACCCATCTTTTGTAGGACAATATCCACAAAACTCCATCTCACCTTATCGTATGCTTTTCGAAAGTCTAGCTTGATAATTGACACCTTTTTTTTGCGCAACTTCAGCCATTGGACCGTCTCACAAGCAATAAGAGCACCATTATGTATTTTTTGACCCTTTACAAATGCAGACTGAGTCTCTCCTACTAAACCTAGCATCACTAAATGCATTCTTCTCACCAATACTTTTGAGATCATCTTATACACACAATCAACCATACTAATCAGGCGAAGGTCTTTGATTTTTTTAGCCCCACAAATTTTGGAGCTAGCGCCACCCATGTTATATTAGCATCCGTTGGTATTGTCGCACTTTGAAAGAATCCCAACACAGCTATAGTAAACTCTTGGCTAAGCTCACCCCAACATTTTTTTATGAAGTTCATATTATATCCATCACTACCTGGCACTTTATTGGACTCACAATCCCAAATTATCTGTCGTATTTCCTCAGGCGATGGCATCACCTCTAACCCTGCTACCTCTTCGATATCAATTTGCTTAACCAATCCATCACGGAACCCTATCATAGGAGCATATTCCTGCCGATACAGTTCTTTATAAAACCCTCTAATCGCAACCTTTATTCTAGCCTGGTTCCGCACCAACCTTCCATTAATTAACAGAGAATCGATTCTGTTGTTCCTCCTTCTAGCTGACGCTAGGTTATGAAAGTATTTAGTGTTCTTGTCCATATCTCTAGTATGTTGAGATcgagacatctgcttccaataaATCTCCTTTCTGATATACCACTTTACACAACAAGTTACAAGAGCCTTTCGTCTAGCTTTCATAATCCCTTACCAATACTGGCCATATGATCAATCTTCTTAGTCTCTTTCTCAAACTTCTTTATCCTATTATCCATgtctcaaaaattatttttatgccATCTTCTCAATAATATCGTCAAAATTTTTAGCTTATTAGTTAACTGATCATCACCCAAATTCTTTCACTCATCTTTTATCATCCTCAAAAACCTCTATGGATAAACTAGGAACCCAAACTTTAAAAAAGTCTTGGACTGCACTAAGCCTTGTATCTTCTAACCAGACATTGGAAAAAGATGGGAAAATGGATGAGGCTGAGCACTACTAACCAGACATGGGCAGATTAACGAAGTCAATTCATTGTGTGGCGCGGTCGGAGGGGAACACCTTCCACGCGTTGCTTGTGATTTTGACCCTCCCCGGCCCCTTCACTTGTTAATCTAATACTATCTCTAATCTCTAGTGCATTATATCATAGTGGCTCCTTACTCATTGTTGGCATTTGCGTGCCCTTGTCAATAATTGTTGTCGGTAATCACAATACAGAATTTTCGCATTATTCAATGATGTAGCCTGTAGCCCTTAGCCCTTCTTATTACTCTCATTGCCCAATGTCCAAGCTACCTAGCTTATCAACTAGGGTATTCTTCTtacattattaatttaattcgTAGAAAAAGCTACCTAGCACTAAttatattctctctctctctctctctctctctctcttgtgcACCCTTCTCTCTTTTTTCAGCTCCTTCATTCAGTTCAATTANNNNNNNNNNNNNNNNNNNNNNNNNNNNNNNNNNNNNNNNNNNNNNNNNNNNNNNNNNNNNNNNNNNNNNNNNNNNNNNNNNNNNNNNNNNNNNNNNNNNNNNNNNNNNNNNNNNNNNNNNNNNAATCTGATCAGAATAGCAGGGATCCATCCATGCAAAGATTCACAGCGCAAAGACACAAGAGACAGTTAGGGGGCCCCATTACTACTGCTACTGCCACTGCCACTGCCACTGCCACTGCCAGCACCGTATGGCGCCCTCTTCTAAACAAGGGTCCTGCTTATacttctctccttctcctcctcctccttattCTCCTCACCGCTCTATTTGTCTCTTCCTTCTGGGTTCGTTAACACTTACTAcacttaattattaattaatgaatgAATTATAGTTAGTTATAAATGATCGATTGTGTTGCATGCAGTCCACGGCTTCTACTGGTGAGCCTGCAACTGTTGTTGCGAACCAAAGCGTAATAGTAGTGCAGAGCAAAATGAGAgagaagaaaaccaagaaacGGTGGTTGAGGCTCAATTGTAGCAGCACCACTGAGAATAACCATACATGCTGGAGGAGAAGAAGggtagaggaggaggaggaggaggtggtggaaGAGAACAGTACGGTGTGCCCGGAGTATTTGAGGTGGATCCACGAGGACCTTGGTCCATGGAAGAAGAACAAGATCAGGAAGGAGATGGTGGAGGCGGCGAACGCAACAGCACACTTTCGAATAGTGGNNNNNNNNNNNNNNNNNNNNNNNNNNNNNNNNNNNNNNNNNNNNNNNNNNNNNNNNNNNNNNNNNNNNNNNNNNNNNNNNNNNNNNNNNNNNNNNNNNNNNNNNNNNNNNNNNNNNNNNNNNNNNNNNNNNNGTTGAGATACAAGAAATCGATTCAGACACGCGATGTATTCACCATTTGGGGGATCCTTCAGCTTCTGAGGAGGTACCCTTCCATGGTGCCAGACCTCGACCTAATGTTCGACTGCGATGACAGGCCCGTCATTAGAGCTCGAGATTACCGCGGGCCCAATTCCATAGGCCCACCACCCTTGTTTCGCTACTGCGGCGATCGCTGGACGCATGACATTGTCTTCCCTGATTGGTCCTTCTGGGGTTGGTATGCATTTGCATCTTCTTTGCCTCAAtcaccttattttatttttattcatatttgCTTGCGGTGCTTGTTTTCATTTGTTCAGAAAAGGGTAACAAAGTAATTATATAAGAATCCAATTTCAACTTGAACTGGATAATGACTCTTCATTGGCGGCTTTGCACGCATACAGCTAGGCCTTTTTATTTATCAAAGtaatattttatttacaaatatataaatataaatttgtcAAAAATCCAAAATGTTCTATCTAGAATTTCCGGAGAGCAATATAAGTATTTATCCATATCTCTATCTAGGAAAAGGACGCATCCTACATGACGTGACCTACCATACCACTTACAAACAAGACACTACACTTCATTCATTGGAATTTGTTCTGAGGAATAGCATCCGCTCTAATTTGCCCCTCTGATTGCGGTTGTTGAAGAAGGCTACAAAATAATACAAATTTTCACTGTTGACTTGACTTGGATTGAGTGTTTCTGTTTATTGGAATCCAAGTAGTCATTCCTAAGTCCTAactgctttcatcttcttctgACTTTTTCCTTCATTAAGATGGTGATCAATTACCGTTACGTGTCGGGATTGCCAACCATTTCCTCTTCCCTTGTGCATCCTTGCTAAACACGTCTGTAATCTTGCATTTAATAGTTAAAAAACAAATCATAAGGGGTGGATTTAGTGCATATCTTACTGTAATTCCTAAGAGTGAGTAGGGCAATAAGAATTGAGTACGGAAAACAACATAACCTCATCAGATCTACTGACATGGAAACTGCCGGTTTTTGCCATGTCTAAGGATAACATTAATTATTGTTGTCCAATGTCCTCTGTTTCGTTAAACTAATCATCATTAAGGATATTAATAAAATGATTATTTCAGGGCCGAGATTAATATAAGGCCTTGGGAACATCTGTTGAAGGAGATTAAAATTGGCAATGAAATTATTAAATGGATAGATAGAGAACCATATGCATATTGGAAGGGAAACCCTTTTGTTGCTGAAATCAGGCAAGATCTCCTCAAATGTAATGTTTCAGACACGCAGGATTGGAATGCACGTTTATTTGTTCAGGTTTACACATCTCTCACATATTACCTTAGTAGCCTCACTTAAATGTTCCTCCACTGGAATTAACATTGTTTATTGTGTAACATTATGGAAGGATTGGATTAAGGAGTCACAGCAAGGATTCAATCAGTCAAACTTGGCAAGTCAATGCACACATAGGTACTTCCTTCCATTTGATCATCACCTCAAAATTCTGTTTCCAACTAATCATCATGATAATATATTTGTGGCTCTGATCCCATGTTAGATATAAGATCTACATTGAAGGGTATGCATGGTCAGTGAGTGAGAAGAACATCCTAGCATGTGATTCAGTTACACTCATGGTGAAGCCTCGTTTCTATGatttcttcataagaagcctgcAACCAACACAACATTACTGGCCTATTAGGGACGATGACAAGTGCAAATCCATCAAGTTTGCTGTTCATTGGGGAAATAATCATAAACAAAAAGTAAGTACTCTTGAGACATTTCAAATTCCTTGCATTTGTCCATGTATCTGAAACAAAGTTATCAAAATCTCGAGTTAACTCAGGCACAGGATATTGGTAAAGCAGCGAGTAAGTTTATTCAAGAAGAACTGAAGATGGAGTACGTGTATGACTACATGTTCCATCTTCTAAATGAATATTCGAAGCTGCTAAACTATGAGCCAGAAGTGCCTGAAGGAGCAGTGGAGGTGTGTGCTGAGGCCTTGGCATGCACAAGAAGTGGGTTGGAGAAGAAGTTTATGATTGAATCAATGGTGAATGAGCCTTCCACAAAAGCACCTTGTACCTTACCACCTCCATTTGAGCCCACATCGCTTAGAGTCTTTTATGGTACCAAACTCAATTTAATCAAGCGTGTTGAGAGGTGGGAAGATAACTACTGGAATAATAGCACTCAGACTCAACGACAAGGAAACACTATAACATCTCAAGTAATTAAATCTCAATAAATAATTAAACAGGTATAAAtcattagcacaagataaattaaaaatagcTACGAGCTAGTCATCCTTTATATGTTACTTGAAAAGTgaaattcaaattacaaaattTGTAATGTATATGCagcagaaagagaaagaaagaaagaaaatacagAATCTGTAAAGCCATAAATTCGCAATTATAGAAGACAAATCAATTTcgtttttcttttgaaaaaaaaaggctACTTTTGTACTTATGCAGGCGAATGTATTCCCTGTTGAACTAAATGTTTCATTTATATAGAAGGGAAATAAtttttagggtaaagtactaGTAATTCATGTTTGAGTTAAGTTTTAATAGTTTTTATTTGTGCCGCAAACGATAATAGAGGAAATATTAggaaataaatatttttgtaaaaagGATTTAGTTTGGGCAAAAGAATTAGTTTTTTATAAGATAATGATAATAGAGGAAATGTTAggaaataaatatttttgtaaaaaaagttaattttgattaaaaaaaacacTAAAGATAAATCATTTAAAGATTTGCTGTTGGCCAATAGATTATTGTATACACAAGACAGAATTTAAATCTCCAATATTTATTTAAGTGGATTAGTGACTAACtcaatttagttaatttttatttttatttttgagaaaAGAAGCCTAATTTTAATAAATGTTGTTTTGGGCTTGTGCTAACAAAGTGGTCCAAGTGAGGGTGGGGTTAGGTTGGACCAGCCACAGTGCCACTGCCATACCCTACACCTTTATTGGACCAAATTTTATTGAACAACATCATAATGGACTTGTTGGTATCATACATGTCATGCAATTGTATTATTGATGATGGGGCATTTAATTAGCATAATTTCTGGTATGAAGATGTAAAGACTATAgttcaaaattctttaaaaaatttgatatattttgactAAACTACTTAGTTTAATATGTATTGATATTTTAACTATTGTCTTTACATAGAAacattttcataaataaataaagggtaaagtatattttttgtcccttaAGTTtactaaaagtttcaaaaatacccctaagttttaatttgtttcaattttatccttaatgttttcgatttgcatcaattttatcctTATCTTCAAATTTTTTGGTCAAACTATGGTCAACATTAATTTTTTCCAATAACACCCCCCAAACTCTATTCTCTTTCATCATCATCCCCAAACTTACTCAGCAACAGTCCCATCCGGCCATCCCTCACTCCCTCTCTCATTATTTCTTCTGCTGTGTAGTCTACCTCCAGAACAACTCCCTCTCCAGCCACCTCCCTCCGCCGCTCCTCAACCTCGCCAACCTCCAGCTACTCAACCTCGCTCACAACCTCTTCTCCGGCACGCTCTTCGGCTACATAACGAACTTTTTCTGGTACCTCAATTTGTCTTCCCACACATTTTCCAGCGACGTTCCAATGAACTTCTCTTCCAAATCTCAAGTCCAGCTTATTAACTTGTCCTACAATGACTTTTTCGGTGGGATTTCGGTCACCATCGGAGCTCTAAAGAAGCTCGAGCATCTCTGGCTTGACTCCAACAACTTTCATGGAACCTTACCTTCAACACTTGCAAACTGAAAGATATAACGCCCCATGAGAAGAGAAGGTTGTTGATTCCCAACATGATTCCAATGAAGATGATAAAGATAGAATCTTTTTGTTGAAATCTTTGAGAACATGCTTGAAGATATATACGGTACCCACAAAGAGTAGAATAAAGTAATTGAGAATCAGAAGGGACATGTACCTCTTATTTGTTATGGAGTTTTGATCTGTTGTTGCATGGAGCTGTTGTTGtgttttgttgttgttgatgttgcCGTTGcccattttttattttgcttcttctttttaaATGTTGATGGATTCGATTTCAAGTGCTTCGTAGTACTTGTTGGTTGGAGCCATGGTCAGGGATCGGTGGTGAAATGATGGGTCTTGTAATGGAGTCTTCTCC carries:
- the LOC107643067 gene encoding O-glucosyltransferase rumi homolog, which codes for MLEEKKGRGGGGGGGGREQYGVPGVFEVDPRGPWSMEEEQDQEGDGGGGERNSTLSNSGLRYKKSIQTRDVFTIWGILQLLRRYPSMVPDLDLMFDCDDRPVIRARDYRGPNSIGPPPLFRYCGDRWTHDIVFPDWSFWGWAEINIRPWEHLLKEIKIGNEIIKWIDREPYAYWKGNPFVAEIRQDLLKCNVSDTQDWNARLFVQDWIKESQQGFNQSNLASQCTHRYKIYIEGYAWSVSEKNILACDSVTLMVKPRFYDFFIRSLQPTQHYWPIRDDDKCKSIKFAVHWGNNHKQKAQDIGKAASKFIQEELKMEYVYDYMFHLLNEYSKLLNYEPEVPEGAVEVCAEALACTRSGLEKKFMIESMVNEPSTKAPCTLPPPFEPTSLRVFYGTKLNLIKRVERWEDNYWNNSTQTQRQGNTITSQVIKSQ